From the genome of Pseudomonas hamedanensis:
ACCATGAGCAAAGTGCGGCGTTCTGTTCGCGCTGCGGCAGTCAGCTGTTCAAAAAAGTGGAATAAGCACAGAGCTTTTTAATCTTTAAGCGACTATGCCAGCACCGTTATAGTCAGTGGCAATTAAACATCACCCCCGTTTGACGATAATCAACAAGGAATGCGCAGTGAAAAAACTCTTTGGCGCCTCACTTCTCGCCGCTGGCCTGGCCTTGGCCAACATCGCTCAGGCAGCCCCGACCCTGCTTAACGTTTCCTACGACGTGATGCGCGATTTCTACAAGGACTACAACACTGCGTTCCAGAAACACTGGCAAGCCGAGCACAACGAAAACATCACCGTACAGATGTCCTTCGGCGGGTCAAGCAAGCAGGCGCGCTCGGTAATCGACGGCTTGCCGGCCGACGTCATCACCATGAACATGGCCACAGACATCAACGCCCTCGCCGACAACGGCAAACTGGTGCCGGACAATTGGGTCACGCGCCTGCCGAACAACAGCGCGCCGTTCACCTCGGCCACGGTGTTCATTGTCCGCAAGGGCAACCCGAAAGCCCTGAAGGATTGGCCCGATCTGCTCAAGGACGGCGTGCAGGTGATCGTGCCCAACCCGAAAACCTCCGGTAATGGCCGCTACACCTATCTGTCAGCCTGGGGCTACGTGCTGAAAAACGGTGGCGACGAGAACAAGGCCAAGGACTTCGTTGGCAAACTGTTCAAGCAGGCGCCAGTGCTGGACACCGGTGGCCGCGCCGCCACCACCACGTTCATGACCAACCAGATCGGCGACGTGCTGGTGACCTTCGAGAACGAAGCGGAAATGATCGCCCGCGAATTTGGTCGCGATCAGTTTGAAGTGGTCTATCCGAGCGTTTCCGCCGAGGCCGAGCCACCGGTGTCCGTGGTCGATAAAGTTGTCGACAAGAAAGGCTCGCGCGCCGCGGCTGACGAGTACCTGAAGTACCTGTGGTCGCCACAAGGTCAGGAAATTGCTGCAGCCAATTACCTGCGCCCGCGTGATCCGGCGGTGCTGGCGAAATACACCGACCGTTTCCCGAAAGTCGATTTCCTCTCGGTGGAGAAGACCTTTGGTGACTGGCGTACGGTGCAAAAAACCCACTTTAACGATGGCGGCGTGTTTGACCAGATTTATACCGGACAGTAAGGCTTGATCGATCAAGACAAGGCGACCCACTGAGGTCGCCTTTTTCATGCGTCTGCATCACCCTCACTCGCTCATTCAAAATTAAGTAACCAATCATTACCAGGAGTAATAAGAGCTATTATCCGAAAGCGCCTTCTGCCGACCCGCGCTGTCCATTAGCCTCACCGCTTTCCCTGTGCCCGACCTGAGTAATCCTATGACCGCCACCCCTCACGCAATGACCCGAGGCATGGTCCTGCTGTTCGCTTTCTGCTGCGGCGCCATCGTCGCCAACATCTACTACGCGCAACCGATCATCGGCCTGATTGCGCCAGACATCGGCCTGTCCGACACCATGGCCAGTTTCATCGTCTCGCTGACCCAGATTGGTTATGCGTTGGGCCTGTTCTTTCTGGTACCGCTGGGCGATCTGCTGGAAAACCGACGCCTGATGATCATCACTACGGTGGTCGCGATTGCCAGTCTGCTGGGCGCCGCGTTTACCGAGCAGCCCAATGTGTTCCTGCTGATCTCATTGCTGGTCGGCTTCAGTTCGGTGTCGGTGCAAATCCTGATTCCGCTGGCGGCGCATCTGGCGCCGGAAGAATCTCGCGGTCGCGTGGTCGGCGGGATCATGGGCGGTTTGCTGCTGGGTATTCTGTTGGCGCGACCGGTGTCGAGCGTGGTCGCCGATCACCTCGGCTGGCGGGCCATGTTCATGATCGCCGCCGCGTTGATGGCGGCGACCAGCGTGGTCTTGGCGTTGACCGTGCCCAAGCGCCAGCCGGATCACAGCGCAACCTACGGACAACTGATCGGCTCGCTGTGGACGCTGCTGCGCCAGCAACCGGTGCTGCGCCAGCGCGCGTTCTATCAAGGCTGCATGTTCGCCACCTTCAGCCTGTTCTGGACCGCCGTGCCGCTGGAGCTGGCACGCAACCATGGGTTGTCGCAGAGCGAAATTGCGATCTTCGCCCTGGTCGGCGCCATCGGTGCCATCGCCGCGCCCATCAGCGGCCGTCTCGCCGACGCCGGCCACACGCGCATTGCTTCGCTGCTGGCCATGCTGTTCGCCAGCCTGAGCTTCCTGCCCGCCTTCATTCACCCGGCCTACAGCGTCATTGGCCTGGCAGTGACCGGCGTGGTCCTGGATTTCTGCGTGCAGATGAACATGGTCCTCGGCCAACGCGCGGTGTACTCGCTGGACGCGAAAAGCCGTGGTCGCCTCAACGCGCTGTACATGACCAGCATCTTCATCGGCGGCGCGTTCGGCTCGTCGGTGGCCAGTGCGGTGTATGAACATGGCGGCTGGTTGTGGATCGTGATTGTCGGCAGCGTGTTTCCGCTGTTGGCGTTGTTGCGGTTTTTGAGCGCATCGCGACGGGCTTCATTCGCGACGGCATAAGGCGTCAAAAGCTTCGCGAGCAAGCTCGCTCCCACAGGTCGCTTCCTGAGGT
Proteins encoded in this window:
- a CDS encoding sulfate ABC transporter substrate-binding protein, producing MKKLFGASLLAAGLALANIAQAAPTLLNVSYDVMRDFYKDYNTAFQKHWQAEHNENITVQMSFGGSSKQARSVIDGLPADVITMNMATDINALADNGKLVPDNWVTRLPNNSAPFTSATVFIVRKGNPKALKDWPDLLKDGVQVIVPNPKTSGNGRYTYLSAWGYVLKNGGDENKAKDFVGKLFKQAPVLDTGGRAATTTFMTNQIGDVLVTFENEAEMIAREFGRDQFEVVYPSVSAEAEPPVSVVDKVVDKKGSRAAADEYLKYLWSPQGQEIAAANYLRPRDPAVLAKYTDRFPKVDFLSVEKTFGDWRTVQKTHFNDGGVFDQIYTGQ
- a CDS encoding MFS transporter, whose translation is MTATPHAMTRGMVLLFAFCCGAIVANIYYAQPIIGLIAPDIGLSDTMASFIVSLTQIGYALGLFFLVPLGDLLENRRLMIITTVVAIASLLGAAFTEQPNVFLLISLLVGFSSVSVQILIPLAAHLAPEESRGRVVGGIMGGLLLGILLARPVSSVVADHLGWRAMFMIAAALMAATSVVLALTVPKRQPDHSATYGQLIGSLWTLLRQQPVLRQRAFYQGCMFATFSLFWTAVPLELARNHGLSQSEIAIFALVGAIGAIAAPISGRLADAGHTRIASLLAMLFASLSFLPAFIHPAYSVIGLAVTGVVLDFCVQMNMVLGQRAVYSLDAKSRGRLNALYMTSIFIGGAFGSSVASAVYEHGGWLWIVIVGSVFPLLALLRFLSASRRASFATA